Genomic window (Clostridia bacterium):
AGATCAAGCGGCTCTTCGCGCCGGAGATCATCACCGGGTTCGCCCGCCTCGGCGGTCATGCCGTCGGCATCGTGGCGAACCAGCCGCGGGTCAAGGGCGGCGTGCTGTTCGTCGACTCGGCCGACAAGGCGGCGCGCTTCATCTGGCTGTGCGACGCGTTTAACGTCCCGCTGGTCTTCCTCGCCGACGTCCCCGGCTTCATGATCGGCAGCCGCGTGGAGCGGGCGGGCATCATCCGGCACGGCGCGAAGCTCATCAGCGCCGTGTCCCAGGCCACCGTTCCGAAGTTTTCGGTGATCGTGCGGAAGGCGTATGGCGCCGGCCTGTACGCGATGGCCGGACCTGCCTTCGAACCGGACGCCTGCCTGGCGCTGCCGACGGCGCAGATCGCCGTGATGGGACCGGAGGCGGCCGTCAACGCCGTCTACTACAACCGGCTGCAGGAACTTGAGGGCGAGGAGCGGGAGAGGCTCGTCCGTCAACTTCGAGAGGACTACGAGCGCGACATCGACATTTACCGCCTCGCCTCGGAGCTCGTCGTGGACGACATCGTCGAGCCCGACGCGCTGCGGGACGCGCTGATCGGTCGGCTGGAAGCCCGCCTGCGCCACCCCCGTGGTCCTCGCTGGCAGCGGGGCGTCCCGCCGGTATGAGCGCGCCGGACGTGCGCATCGTCGAGGTCGGCCCGCGTGACGGCCTCCAGAACGAGGCCCGTGCGCTGCCCACGGCGGAGAAGGTCCAGCTGATCGACCGCCTCTCCGCGTGCGGACTGGCCGAAATCGAGGTCACCTCCTTCGTGCGCCCCGATTGGATCCCCAACCTCGCGGACGCCGAGGAGGTCGCGCGGGCCATCCAACGACGCGAGGGCATGGTGTACACGGCCCTGGTTCCCAACGTGCGCGGGCTGGAGCGGGCCAGAGCCTGCGGCTTCACCTCGTTCGCCTTCTTCATGTCGGTGAGCGAGGCCCACAACCGCAAGAACGTCAACCGTTCGGTGGCGGAAAGCCTCGACGAGGCTCGGCGGCTGGCCAGGGCCGCCCAGGGCGCGCGCCTTCGCGCCTACCTCTCCACCGCCTTCGGCTGCCCGTATGCCGGTCCGGTGGACCCGCAGGCCGTGGCCAGCCTGGCGTTCGAGCTCGTGGACGCCGGATACGAAGAAATCAGCCTGGGCGACACCATCGGGGTCGCCACGCCGGCCGGCGTGCGGCGCGTGCTCGAGGCCGTCGCCGCGCGCATGCCTCTGGACCGTGTCGCCCTCCACCTTCATGACACCCGCGGCACGGCCCTGGCCAACGCCCTCGAAGGGTTCCGCCTGGGCGTGCGCGCCTTCGACGGCAGCATCGGCGGGCTCGGCGGCTGCCCGTACGCTCCAGGCGCGGCCGGCAATGTCGCCACGGAGGATCTCGTGTACATGTTTCAGGGCTTCGGGCTGGCCCGCGGCGTCGACCTGCAGGGGCTGGTCGACACCGCGACCTGGCTCGCCGAGCGTATCGGCCGGACATTGCCGGGCCACGTGAGCCGCGCCGGGCTCTCCTGGTGGCC
Coding sequences:
- a CDS encoding hydroxymethylglutaryl-CoA lyase; this translates as MSAPDVRIVEVGPRDGLQNEARALPTAEKVQLIDRLSACGLAEIEVTSFVRPDWIPNLADAEEVARAIQRREGMVYTALVPNVRGLERARACGFTSFAFFMSVSEAHNRKNVNRSVAESLDEARRLARAAQGARLRAYLSTAFGCPYAGPVDPQAVASLAFELVDAGYEEISLGDTIGVATPAGVRRVLEAVAARMPLDRVALHLHDTRGTALANALEGFRLGVRAFDGSIGGLGGCPYAPGAAGNVATEDLVYMFQGFGLARGVDLQGLVDTATWLAERIGRTLPGHVSRAGLSWWPGARAEE